From the Kribbella sp. CA-293567 genome, the window AGAACGACCCCTGGGCGACTCCCGCGGGTGGCGGCGGCGGTGGCGGTCAGTCCGCTCCGGCCAACGACCCGTGGGCCGGCCAGGGTGGCGGCGGTGGCTCGATGGAAGAGCCCCCGTTCTGATCGAGCAGGACAGTTTCGACCGAATGACCATTCCGGCAGTCGCCGGGCTCTAGTAGTAGGAAGAGAGCACCACAATGGCCAAGATCATTCGGAAGCCGAAGAAGAAGGTCTGCGGCTTCTGCAAGGACAAGGCAACGTACGTCGATTACAAGGACACCGGCTTGCTGCGCAAGTTCATCTCCGACCGCGGCAAGATCCGCGCGCGTCGGGTGACGGGCAACTGCGTCCAGCACCAGCGCGATGTCGCCATTGCCATCAAGAACGCTCGCGAGGTGGCTTTGCTGCCTTACACGAGCACCGCTCGTTGAGGGAGGTCTGAGACATGAAGCTCATCC encodes:
- the rpsR gene encoding 30S ribosomal protein S18 is translated as MAKIIRKPKKKVCGFCKDKATYVDYKDTGLLRKFISDRGKIRARRVTGNCVQHQRDVAIAIKNAREVALLPYTSTAR